CCGCCCCCTCCCCGCGCCCGCCTAGAGACCGAGCTGCTTGGCGATGATCTCGTTCATGATCTCGCTGGTGCCCCCGCCGATGGGGCCCAGGCGCGCGTCCCGCCAGTGGCGCTGGATGTCGTACTCCATCATGTACCCGGCGCCACCGTGGAGCTGGAGGCACGCATCCGCCACCCGGCAGGCCGTCTCGGTGGCCACCTTCTTGGCCATGGACGTCTGGGCGATGGCGTACTCGCCCCCCACGTGCAGGCGCAGCGCGTGGTAGGTGAGCTGGCGCGCGGCCTCGAAGTCGGTGGCCAGCTCGGCGATCCGGTGCCGCACCACCTGGAACTCGTGGAGCGCGTGACCGAAGGCGCGCCGGTCCCTCACGTGGGCCATCACCACTTCCAGCATCTCCTCCATGGCCCCGAGCGCTCCCAGGGCGAGCGACAGGCGCTCCCACTGGAAGTTGCCCATGATCTGATAGAAGCCCTGCCCCTCCACGCCCCCGAGCAGGTTGGCCGCGGGCACCCGGCAGTCCTCGAAGAACAGCTCCCCCGTGTCCGAGGCGCGCCAGCCGAGCTTCTTGAGCTTGCGTCCCACGGAGAAGCCGGGCGTGCCCTTCTCCACCACCAGCAGGGCCAGGCCCTTGTGCCCGGCGTCCGGGTTCGTCTTCACCGCCAGCACGACGAAGTCCGCCCGGACGCCATTGGTGATGTAGGTCTTCGAGCCGTTGACGACGTAGTGGTCCCCGTCGCGGCGGGCGGTGGTGCGCAGGCCGGCCACATCCGAGCCGCCATTCGGCTCGGTGATGCCGAGCGCGCCGATCTTCTCCCCCCGGATGGCCGGGGCGAGGAAGCGCTGCTTCTGCTCCTCGGTGCCGAACTTGTGGAGGGGGCCGGTGGCGATGGTGTGCTGGGCCCCCAGGCCGGCGGCGACGCCCCCCGAGCCGCAGCGCCCCATCTCCTCGAGCAGCACCGCCTCGTAGAGCTCCCCGGCGTTGGAGCCCCCATGGGCCTCCGGGTACTTGAGGCCGAGGAAGCCCAGCTCGCCGAAGCGGGTGAAGAGCTCCCGGGGGAACTCCTCCTGCTCCTCCCATTGGGAGGCGAAGGGCTTCAGCTCCTTCTCCACCACCGCCCGGACCGTGCGGCGGAAGGCCTCGTGCTCCTCCTGGTACAGCCCGTAACCCTGCAGCATGATTGACGTTCCTCCGGTGGCTGGCGGGACCGCTCGCCCGGGATGCTACCGGACACGGATGTGCACGCCCCCCTCTCTCCTGTCTTGACCCGGCTGTTTCGGGTTCATATAAGGCGTACACGCTTCTCGCGGCGCCATAGCCAAGTGGTAAGGCAAAGGTCTGCAAAACCTTCATTCCCCGGTTCGAATCCGGGTGGCGCCTCACAGCAAAGGCCCGATGTGGACTCCGGTTCACATCGGGCCTTCGTGTTTCCGGACTCTGGCAGGATGGCGCCCCCACTCTTCCTGGAGCCCCTGCCTGAGCACTGCCTCCTCCCGCCGGCTGCTGTCCTCCGTCCTGTCCCTGTCCCTTCTCGGCGCGCCAGCCCTCGCGGCCGAGCCGTCGTCCAAGCCCGCGGCGAAGGCCTCGGACGCCTCGCGGGCCGAAGCGGCGCGGCTGGTCGGCGCGTTCCTCGGGGACACGCCGCTGCTGAGCGATCTGCAGTCCCTCGTGGACGAGGTGGGCGGAAGGGCCACGGGCTCGCCGGCGAACCTGCGCTCCGTGGAGTGGGCGCTCGCGCGCTTCCGTGAGGCGGGCGTCGACGCGCGCAAGGAGCCCTTCCAGATGCCGGGCCTGTGGCTGGAGCGCTCGGCGTCCTCCACCGTGCGCGGCAAGGGACTGGAGTTCTCACCCCGCATCGCGGCCATGCCCTTCTCCACCGCCACGCCCAAGGGCGGACTGACGGCCCCACTGCTCGACGCGGGCAGGGGCACGGAGAAGGACTTCAAGGCGCTCGGAGAGAAGGCGAAGGGCGCGTTCCTGCTCGTGGACACGACGGAGCTGAAGAACGTGGACGACCTGTTCCGCGAGTACGCCGAGGCCGCGGAGATCGAGCAGCGGGCGTTCGCGGCCGGCGTCGCGGGCGTGGTGTACGTGGGCTCGCGGCCCAACAACCTGCTCTACCGGCACAACGTGTCGGTGGGCATGGGCAACACGCGGCCCATGCTGGTGATGGAGCGGGACGGAGCCCTGCGCGCCCAGCGCCTGCTGCGCACGGGCAAGGCGCTGACGCTCACGGCCGAGCTGGAGCTCCAGACCGGTCCGGCCTACGAGAGCTACAACGTCATCGGGGAGATCCGCGGGAGCACGCGCCCGGACGAGGTGGTGGTGCTCGGCGCGCACCTGGACTCGTGGGACCTGGGCACGGGGGCGCTGGACAACGGGGCCAACGTGGCGGCGCTCATCGACGTGGCGCGGCAGATGAAGCGGCTGGGCATCAAGCCCGCGCGCACCCTCCGCTTCGCGCTGTGGAACGGCGAGGAGCAGGGCATGTACGGCTCGGAGGGCTACGTGAAGGCGCACGAGGCCGAGCTGGACAAGCATGTGATGGCGTCCTCGTTCGACATCGGCTGCGGGCGCATCAACGGCTTCTTCACGGGAGGCCGCCCCGAGCTGCCGGCCCTGGTGGACCAGGCGCTCGAGCCGGTGAAGGGACTGGGCCCGTTCACGCAGGTGGACGCGCCCATCGTGGGCACGGACAACTTCGACTTCATGATGCAGGGCGTGCCCAACCTGGTGGCCAACCAGGAGCCGGCGCTCTACGGACCGAACTACCACGCGCGCTCGGACGAGCTGGACAAGTGCGATCCGCAGCAACTGCGGCTCAACACGGCCATCGCGGGGGCACTGGCGTACGGCTTCGCGCAGATGGACGCGAAGCTGCCGCGCCACTCGCGCTCCCAGGTGGAGGAGCTGGTCCGCACCACGGACCTGGGCCAGCAGATGAAGAGCTTCAACAACATGCTGGAGGAGTGGACGTCCGGAAAGCGCGGACGGAAGGGCAACACCTCCGCGGGCCCCGCGAACCGCTGACGTGTTCCGTGGCCGTCGGGGCGGTGGCGCCTCGACGGCTTCGGGATTGCACAGAGCGAGGGGCATGCTGAAATCTCCTCACATGGCCCCCAGTCGTCCTCCCGATCCACCATCCACCGAGCGGAACGCCCCGTCCGTCGAGGCGGCCTTCCAGGCAGCTCCGCCGGAGATGGTGGCGGAAATCCTGAACGGCGAGTTGCACGTCAGTCCTCGCCCGTCCCGCCCGCACACCAGCGCAGCCTCGGGCCTGGGTGCCCTCCTCACCATGCCCTTCAGGTACGGCGAAGGAGGCCCGGGTGGATGGGTCATCCTCGATGAGCCTGAACTGCACCTCGGCCCCCGGCCAGACAAGCTCGTGCCGGACATCGCCGGATGGAGACGCGAGCGCCTGCCCGGAGCCATCGGAGGAGACGACGCCCCGGCACACTACGATCTCGCCCCGGACTGGGTGTGTGAAGTGCTCTCCAAGAGCACGCGGCGCCTCGACAAGATCCAGAAGATGCGCATCTACGCCCGCGAAGGCGTGCGCAACGTGTGGCACGTGGACCCGGTCGCCCAGACGCTCGAGATCTTCCGGCTCGAAGGCAACCACTGGCTGCTCGTCGATTCCGTCGCTGGAGACGAGCGCGTCCGCGCAGAACCCTTCGAATCCTTCGAGCTCAAGCTGGCGCTCGTCTGGGCCGAGTAGGACCGTCAGCAAGCCCCTCGATCCGCTGATGCGCTCCGCTGCTCCCCTGCGGCTCCGAGATTGCACAGGCCGAGGGGCATGCTGAAATCTCCTCAAATGGCCCCCAGTCGTCCTCCCGATCCCCCATCCACCGAGCGGAACGCCCCGTCCGTCGAGACGGCCTTCCAGGCAGTGCCCCCGGAGATGGTGGCGGAGATTCTCAACGGCGAGCTGCACGTCAGCCCTCGCCCGGCCCGCCCCCATGCCAACGCGACAACAAGGCTGAGCGCCCTCCTCTCGATGCCCTTCTTGTTCGGCACAGGGGGCCCGGGCGGGTGGGTCATCCTCTTCGAGCCTGAAGTCCACCTCGGCCCCCGGCCAGACAAGCTCGTGCCAGACATCGCTGGATGGAGGCGCGAGCGCTTGCCTGGAGCCATCGGAGGAGACGACGCCCCGGCGCACTACGAGCTCGCTCCGGACTGGGTGTGCGAAGTGCTCTCCAAGAGCACGCGGCGCATCGACAAGATCCAGAAGATGCGCATCTACGCACGGGAAGGCGTGCGCCACGTGTGGCACGTAGACCCGGTGGCCCAGACGCTCGAGATCTTCCGGCTCGAGGGGCGCCACTGGCTGCTCGTCGATTCCGTCGCCGGAGACGAGCGGGTCCGCGCCGAGCCCTTCGAGGCCTTCGAGCTCGATCTGGCGCTCATCTGGGCCGAGTAGGAATGGGGTTTGGTTTCGTCTGCTCGCCAGGGTGCCCGAGTGTACGGGGCATCTGGGTTACGGCCGCTCTTACCGTCGACGGCTGACGGCAGTGGGCACGCGGCGGGACTCTACGGGAGAGGCCACGCTGCTTCGCGCACTCGGTCGCCCGAGGATGGCTACCTCAGGACCGTTATCTATACTTTTCGCGGCGGGCGCGGGCCCGCGGGGCCCCGTGCCCCTTCCGGGGCCTCCCTCTTCTTCCGTGGCGCCGCCTCGCGGGCCACATCCACGAAGGCCCGCAGCGCGGGCGAGACCTGCGCGCGGCTGGGGAAGTAGAGGAACAGGCCCGGCACCCACGCCGCGTAGGGCTCCAGCACCACGCGCAGGGTGCCTCGCCGCAGTTCCTCCGTCACCATGGGCTCGAACGCGTAGGCGAGCCCCACCCCGGCCTCCGCCATCCGCAGCAGCAGCTGGGTGTCCGAGGTGATGACGGGCCCCCGCACCGGCACGCGCCAGTTCCGCGGCCCGCGCTCCAGCTCCCACTGGTAGATGCCTGACGTCGTGGGGGAACGGATGCAGATGCAGTCATGAGACAGCAGGTCGTCCGGCGTCTCCGGCGTGCCCCTCCGCTCCAGGTACGAGGGCGCGGCCACCACCACGAACCGGCACGCGTCCGACAGCCGGACCTGCACCATGTCCCGCTCGATGGACTCCGTCAGCCGGATCCCCGCGTCCAGCCCCTCGGCCACGATGTCCACGAAGTGGTCCTCCACCCGGACGTCCACCTCCACCTTCGGGTAGCGCGCGAGGAACCGCGGCAGCAGCGGCACGATGAGGGTGGACACCGCGATGGTGGGCACCGTCAGCCGCACCCGGCCCGTCACCTCCCCCGGCTGCACCGCGGCCGTCCGCATCGCCTCCAGCGCCTGGTCCACCGCCGGCCCGGCGTTCTCCAGCAGGCGCCGCCCCGCCTCCGTCAACGCCACGCTCCGGGAGGTCCGCGTGAGCAGGGGGACGCCTAGCCGTTCCTCGAGCTGGCGGACGGACTGGCTCAGCGCGGACGGAGAGACGCCGAGCTCGGCGGCGGCGGCCGTGAAGCCGCGCTTCCGGGCCACGGCGAGGAACGCATTCAGGGCATTGAGCGGGGTAAAGGCCATCTTGAAGTATTTCTAAATGGCCCATGTGAATCGCGCTAGTTTCGCCCGCTGTTCCCGAAGCGCATACCTGGAGGGCGCGTGGCCCCCAGGCCACGAAAACTCCCGAGGACAACCCCATGCCGAAGACTCCTGCCTATGCCGCCCCCGCCGTTGGAAAGCCGCTGGCGCCCTTCTCGTTCGAGCAGCGCGAGGTGGGCCCCCATGACGTGCTCATCGACATCCTCTACTGCGGGGTCTGCCACTCCGACATCCACCAGGCCCGTGACGAGTGGGGCGGCGCCATCTTCCCCATGGTGCCGGGCCACGAGATCATCGGCCGCGTCAAGCAGGTGGGCCAGCACGTCACGAAGCTGAAGGTGGGCGACATGGCGGGCGTCGGCTGCATGGTGGACTCGTGCCGCGACTGCCAGACGTGCCGCCGCGACCTGGAGCAGTTCTGCGAGAAGGGGATGGCCGGCACCTACAACAGCACGTACATGGACCGGAAGACGCCGACCTACGGCGGCTACGCGTCCCGCATCGTCGTCACCGAGCACTTCGCGCTGAAGGTGCCCCCAGGGCTCGACCCCGCCGCCGCCGCGCCGCTGCTGTGCGCCGGCATCACCACGTACTCGCCGCTGCGCCAGTGGAACTGCAAGAAGGGCGATCGCGTGGGCGTGGTGGGCCTGGGCGGGCTGGGCCACATGGCCGTGAAGCTCGCCGCGTCCATGGGCGCGGAGGTGACGGTGCTCAGCACGTCCCGCGCCAAGGAGGCCGACGCGCGCCGCCTGGGCGCCCAGGGCTTCGAGGTCACCAAGGACGCGGGCACCTTCAAGAAGCTGTCGGGCCGTTTCGACCTCATCCTCGACACCATCTCCGCCCCGCATGACTACAACCAGTACCTGCGCATGCTGCGCCCCCAGGGCACCATGGTGGTGGTCGGCGTGCCGCCGGAGGCAGTGCCCGTGAACGCGTTCTCGCTCATTGGCGGGAACAAGCGCCTGGCCGGGTCGATGATCGGCGGCATCGCCGAGACGCAGGAGATGCTCGACTACTGCGCGAAGCACAACATCGTGTCGGATATCGAGATCATCCCCATCCAGAAGATCAACGAGGCCTACGAGCGCATGCTGAAGGGCGACGTGCGCTACCGCTTCGTCATCGACCTCGCGAGCCTCGAGCGCGCGTAGCACCAGCGCGTCCGCTCAGCGCCTCGAGGGCGTCGTACAGGGCCACGCGGGCCGAGGCGATGGCCGGCCCGCGTGACTCAACAGGCGCAGCCGGGGCCCTTGCGGCAGACCTTGCTGCACGAGATACACGAGTCTCCGCAGGGACAGCCTTTCGTGCACACCCTGCAGCAGCTGCGCGCGGGCTCGACGCTGCTGGGAGACTCTGACGAAGAGGTGTCCTCCGAGTCTTCCCAGCCCGCGCTCGGGGACGTGTCCGGCTGCGTGGAGGCGGGCGCTACCTTGTGCTCCGACGGCGACTGCATCGGCTGACGCTGGAGCTGCCCAGCGGCCTCCTCCGGCGAGGACCGGGTGAGCAGATTCGCGCAGCGCTGAAGGTCCTCGGCGCTCGGAGTCTTGTCCTTTCCCGGCTGCTTGTGCCGCAGGCGCAACGCATCGGCCGCGCACGAGCAGAAGCTCAGGCGCTGCGCCTCACCGCTGCTGGCGTCGGACTTCTTGACCTTCTCGGAGCAGGTCAGGACGAAGGTCAAGACCGCCTCGCTGGACAACTCTTGCGGCTCGAAGCGGTTCGGAGTGTCAGCGAAGGCGGTGAGCGACAGGCACAGCACGGCAATCAGCACGTGACGGGACATGGATCCTCCGCGAGCTACGTATCAAGAAGGCTTGGATCCTCCCACACGTCTTCGTAGCCATCCGCGACCAGAAATCGCCAGCCTGGAGGAAGCCCCAGGAACTTCAATGCAAGCGGACACCACTCGGCCAGATGGGCCACATGCACGGGCTGGAAGAAATCAGGTTCCGCGGATGGCTCGCCACCTGCCCAGATGTACCAGCCCGTGGTGTCTCCCTGGATGCTGTGTCTCAGCCCATTGATGGGCATGAGCCCACTCCTCACGTTGAGTGAGATCCCGACCTTCATGTCCGAGGGAGACTCAACGAATCGCGCTCCATGCTTTGCACAGAGCAAGAGTTGTGAAGCGCGAATATCGCCACACATGAGCCTTCTCACCCCAGCGCCGCGCGGGCGTTGCGGAACATGCGCATCCAGGGGCCGTCCTCGCCCCACTCCGGCGGGCACCACGAGTACTGCACGCTCCGGCTCACCCGCTCCGGGTGCGGCATCATGATGGTGACCCGCCCGTCCCTCGACGTCAGGCCCGCGATTCCGTGCGGCGAGCCGTTCGGGTTCGCCGGGTACGTCTCCGTCACCCGCCCCTGGTTGTCCACGAAGCGCACCGGCACCATCCCCAGCCCGTTCACCCTCGCCGCCTCCTCGGCGCTCGCGAACTCCGCCCGCCCCTCGCCGTGCGACGACGCGATGGGGATGCGGCTCCCCGCCATGCCCTTGAAGAACAGCGACGGGCTCTCCGCCACCTCCACCTGCACCAGCCGCGCCTCGAACTGCTCCGACACGTTGCGCACGAAGTGCGGGAAGTGCTCGGCGCCCGGAATCAGCTCGCGCAGCTGCGACATCATCTGGCAGCCGTTGCAGATACCCAAGGCGAACGTGCCCGCGCGCGCGAAGAACGCCGCGAACTCATCCCGGGCCCGTGCGTTGAACAGGATGGAGCGCGCCCAGCCGCCACCCGCTCCCAGCACGTCGCCGTACGAGAAGCCTCCGCACGCCGCCACACCCGTGAAGTCCTTCAGCGACACCCTCCCGGTGAGGATGTCGCTCATGTGCACGTCCACCGCGCTGAAGCCCGCGCGCATGAACGCCCGCGCCATCTCGAACTGGCTGTTCACCCCCTGCTCCCGCAGGATGATCACCCGGGGCTTCGCGCCCTTCGTGAGGTACGGCGCCGCCACGTCCTCCTTCGGATCGAACGTGAGCCGGGCCGACAGGCCAGGGTCGCTCGGGTCGCACTTCGCGGCGTACTCCTCCTCCGCGCAGCGCGGGTTGTCGCGCAGCTTCTGCATCTCGTAGCTCACGCGCGACCACACCTTGCGCAACCCCACCGTGTCCTCCTCCAGGAGGACCTTCGCGCCCTGCCGCACCCGCACCGTCAACGCCGCGCTCGGCCGGCCCAGCTCGTGGCAGTGCGCGCCCAGCCCATTCCGCGTCAGCACCTCGCGCACGCGCTGGAGGTCCGCGGCCTTCACCTGCAGCACCGCGCCCAGCTCCTCGTTGAAGAGCGCCGCCACCGCATCCGGGCCCAGAGCGGCCACGTCCACCTCGAAGCCGCAGTGCCCCGCGAAGGCCATCTCCACCAGCGTGGTCAGCAGGCCACCGTCGGAGCGGTCATGGTAGGCCTGCACCAGGCCCGCCTCGTTGAGCAGCTGCATCGCGGTGAAGAAGCCCTTGAGCGTCTCGGGGCTCTCCACGTCCGGGCAGCGCGGGCCCACCTGCGAGTACGCCTGCGCCAGCACCGAGCCACCCAGCCGCTGCTTTCCGCCCGCCAGGTCCACGAACACCAGCCGCGAGTCCGCGCCCGGCTCGCGCAGCTGCGGCGTGAGCGACTTGCGCACGTCCAGCACCGGCGCGAAGGCCGACACGATGAGCGACAACGGCGCCGTCACCGCCTTGCGAGCCCCCTTCTCCTCCCACACCGTGCGCATGGACATGGAGTCCTTGCCCACCGGAATGGTGAGGCCCAGCGCCGGGCACAGCTCCATGCCCACCGTCTTCACCGCGGCGTAGAGGTTGGCGTCCTCTCCCGGGCTGCCGGCCGCCGCCATCCAGTTGGCCGACAGCTTCACGTCGCTCAGCCTGCCAATCCGCGCCGAGGCGATGTTCGTCACGGCCTCGGCCACCGCCATGCGCGCCGAGGCGGCCGAGTCGATGAGCGCCACCGGCGTGCGCTCGCCCATGGACATGGCCTCGCCCGTGTAGCCCGCGTGCGCCGACAACGTCACCGCGCAGTCCGCCACCGGCACCTGCCACGGCCCCACCATCTGGTCCCGCGCCGTCAGGCCCGACACCGTCCGGTCGCCAATCGTGATGAGGAAGCCCTTGTCCGCCACCGTCGGGTGCCCGAGCACCCGCCCCAGCATCTCCTTCACCGGTGCGTCCAGCTTCAGCTCGGCGTGCGTCAACGGCCGCGACTTCACGTCCCGGTGCATGCGCGG
The sequence above is drawn from the Archangium gephyra genome and encodes:
- a CDS encoding NAD(P)-dependent alcohol dehydrogenase; this encodes MPKTPAYAAPAVGKPLAPFSFEQREVGPHDVLIDILYCGVCHSDIHQARDEWGGAIFPMVPGHEIIGRVKQVGQHVTKLKVGDMAGVGCMVDSCRDCQTCRRDLEQFCEKGMAGTYNSTYMDRKTPTYGGYASRIVVTEHFALKVPPGLDPAAAAPLLCAGITTYSPLRQWNCKKGDRVGVVGLGGLGHMAVKLAASMGAEVTVLSTSRAKEADARRLGAQGFEVTKDAGTFKKLSGRFDLILDTISAPHDYNQYLRMLRPQGTMVVVGVPPEAVPVNAFSLIGGNKRLAGSMIGGIAETQEMLDYCAKHNIVSDIEIIPIQKINEAYERMLKGDVRYRFVIDLASLERA
- a CDS encoding Uma2 family endonuclease; the encoded protein is MAPSRPPDPPSTERNAPSVETAFQAVPPEMVAEILNGELHVSPRPARPHANATTRLSALLSMPFLFGTGGPGGWVILFEPEVHLGPRPDKLVPDIAGWRRERLPGAIGGDDAPAHYELAPDWVCEVLSKSTRRIDKIQKMRIYAREGVRHVWHVDPVAQTLEIFRLEGRHWLLVDSVAGDERVRAEPFEAFELDLALIWAE
- a CDS encoding LysR family transcriptional regulator: MAFTPLNALNAFLAVARKRGFTAAAAELGVSPSALSQSVRQLEERLGVPLLTRTSRSVALTEAGRRLLENAGPAVDQALEAMRTAAVQPGEVTGRVRLTVPTIAVSTLIVPLLPRFLARYPKVEVDVRVEDHFVDIVAEGLDAGIRLTESIERDMVQVRLSDACRFVVVAAPSYLERRGTPETPDDLLSHDCICIRSPTTSGIYQWELERGPRNWRVPVRGPVITSDTQLLLRMAEAGVGLAYAFEPMVTEELRRGTLRVVLEPYAAWVPGLFLYFPSRAQVSPALRAFVDVAREAAPRKKREAPEGARGPAGPRPPRKV
- the purL gene encoding phosphoribosylformylglycinamidine synthase: MFTLRGAPALSEFRLAKLLARCRELEPAVASVYAEFVHFVDVAAALSDSERTLMDRLLEYGPRLARGERRGSLQLVIPRPGTISPWSSKATDIFQNTGLRSVRRIERGVAYWVADQAGKALGSEQLARVQPVLHDRMTQAVVEREEDAAILFAGHTPRPLTTVDVVGGGRAALVTANRELGLALAEDEIDYLVARFTELQRNPTDVELMMFAQANSEHCRHKIFNASWTIDGKQQERSLFQSIKNTYAANKEGVLSAYKDNAAVMEGFEVDRLFPEVATGEYRFHREPTHILMKVETHNHPTAISPHPGASTGAGGEIRDEGATGRGAKPKAGLSGFSVSNLRIPGFEQPWEQPYGKPERIVSALDIMIEGPLGGAAFNNEFGRPNLCGYFRSFEQQVSTPEGVEVRGYHKPIMIAGGLGNIRDGHVQKGTLKPGDKIVVLGGPAMLIGLGGGAASSMTQGTSAADLDFASVQRDNPEMERRCQEVIDRCWAQGEANPIRSIHDVGAGGLSNAVPELIHDNNLGGRFELREVPNAEPGMAPVEIWCNEAQERYVLAIAPEDLQRFAALCERERAPFAVLGDATEAQELKLTDRQFGNAPIDIPMDVLFGKPPRMHRDVKSRPLTHAELKLDAPVKEMLGRVLGHPTVADKGFLITIGDRTVSGLTARDQMVGPWQVPVADCAVTLSAHAGYTGEAMSMGERTPVALIDSAASARMAVAEAVTNIASARIGRLSDVKLSANWMAAAGSPGEDANLYAAVKTVGMELCPALGLTIPVGKDSMSMRTVWEEKGARKAVTAPLSLIVSAFAPVLDVRKSLTPQLREPGADSRLVFVDLAGGKQRLGGSVLAQAYSQVGPRCPDVESPETLKGFFTAMQLLNEAGLVQAYHDRSDGGLLTTLVEMAFAGHCGFEVDVAALGPDAVAALFNEELGAVLQVKAADLQRVREVLTRNGLGAHCHELGRPSAALTVRVRQGAKVLLEEDTVGLRKVWSRVSYEMQKLRDNPRCAEEEYAAKCDPSDPGLSARLTFDPKEDVAAPYLTKGAKPRVIILREQGVNSQFEMARAFMRAGFSAVDVHMSDILTGRVSLKDFTGVAACGGFSYGDVLGAGGGWARSILFNARARDEFAAFFARAGTFALGICNGCQMMSQLRELIPGAEHFPHFVRNVSEQFEARLVQVEVAESPSLFFKGMAGSRIPIASSHGEGRAEFASAEEAARVNGLGMVPVRFVDNQGRVTETYPANPNGSPHGIAGLTSRDGRVTIMMPHPERVSRSVQYSWCPPEWGEDGPWMRMFRNARAALG
- a CDS encoding immunity protein Imm33 domain-containing protein; translated protein: MCGDIRASQLLLCAKHGARFVESPSDMKVGISLNVRSGLMPINGLRHSIQGDTTGWYIWAGGEPSAEPDFFQPVHVAHLAEWCPLALKFLGLPPGWRFLVADGYEDVWEDPSLLDT
- a CDS encoding acyl-CoA dehydrogenase family protein, which gives rise to MLQGYGLYQEEHEAFRRTVRAVVEKELKPFASQWEEQEEFPRELFTRFGELGFLGLKYPEAHGGSNAGELYEAVLLEEMGRCGSGGVAAGLGAQHTIATGPLHKFGTEEQKQRFLAPAIRGEKIGALGITEPNGGSDVAGLRTTARRDGDHYVVNGSKTYITNGVRADFVVLAVKTNPDAGHKGLALLVVEKGTPGFSVGRKLKKLGWRASDTGELFFEDCRVPAANLLGGVEGQGFYQIMGNFQWERLSLALGALGAMEEMLEVVMAHVRDRRAFGHALHEFQVVRHRIAELATDFEAARQLTYHALRLHVGGEYAIAQTSMAKKVATETACRVADACLQLHGGAGYMMEYDIQRHWRDARLGPIGGGTSEIMNEIIAKQLGL
- a CDS encoding M20/M25/M40 family metallo-hydrolase, coding for MWTPVHIGPSCFRTLAGWRPHSSWSPCLSTASSRRLLSSVLSLSLLGAPALAAEPSSKPAAKASDASRAEAARLVGAFLGDTPLLSDLQSLVDEVGGRATGSPANLRSVEWALARFREAGVDARKEPFQMPGLWLERSASSTVRGKGLEFSPRIAAMPFSTATPKGGLTAPLLDAGRGTEKDFKALGEKAKGAFLLVDTTELKNVDDLFREYAEAAEIEQRAFAAGVAGVVYVGSRPNNLLYRHNVSVGMGNTRPMLVMERDGALRAQRLLRTGKALTLTAELELQTGPAYESYNVIGEIRGSTRPDEVVVLGAHLDSWDLGTGALDNGANVAALIDVARQMKRLGIKPARTLRFALWNGEEQGMYGSEGYVKAHEAELDKHVMASSFDIGCGRINGFFTGGRPELPALVDQALEPVKGLGPFTQVDAPIVGTDNFDFMMQGVPNLVANQEPALYGPNYHARSDELDKCDPQQLRLNTAIAGALAYGFAQMDAKLPRHSRSQVEELVRTTDLGQQMKSFNNMLEEWTSGKRGRKGNTSAGPANR
- a CDS encoding Uma2 family endonuclease, encoding MAPSRPPDPPSTERNAPSVEAAFQAAPPEMVAEILNGELHVSPRPSRPHTSAASGLGALLTMPFRYGEGGPGGWVILDEPELHLGPRPDKLVPDIAGWRRERLPGAIGGDDAPAHYDLAPDWVCEVLSKSTRRLDKIQKMRIYAREGVRNVWHVDPVAQTLEIFRLEGNHWLLVDSVAGDERVRAEPFESFELKLALVWAE